From the genome of Bosea sp. Tri-49, one region includes:
- the pdxY gene encoding pyridoxal kinase PdxY, producing the protein MNILSIQSHVAYGHVGNASAVFPMQRLGVEVWPIHTVQFSNHTGYGAWKGQVFDGATIDELMAGIGERGVLGRCDGVLSGYMGSADIGHAILSAVAKVREANPKTMYCCDPVIGDVGRGVFVRPGIPEFMREQAVPAADIVTPNQFELELLTDVEVRTLADAHRAVEALRDAGPKVVLVTSLITNETPADSIDLMAADVQGIYRVRTPKIDININGAGDAIAALFFVHYLRDGSAASALGKAASSIYGLLKRTKEAGSREILTVAAQDEFVTPSQLFTAEAV; encoded by the coding sequence ATGAACATCCTCTCGATCCAGTCCCATGTCGCATATGGCCATGTCGGCAATGCCTCGGCCGTGTTCCCGATGCAGCGGCTCGGTGTCGAGGTCTGGCCGATCCATACCGTGCAGTTCTCGAACCACACCGGCTACGGCGCCTGGAAGGGGCAGGTCTTCGATGGCGCCACGATCGATGAGTTGATGGCGGGCATCGGCGAGCGCGGCGTGCTCGGCAGATGCGATGGCGTGCTCTCCGGCTATATGGGCTCCGCCGATATCGGCCACGCCATCCTCTCGGCCGTAGCGAAGGTGCGCGAAGCCAACCCGAAGACGATGTATTGCTGCGATCCGGTGATCGGCGATGTCGGCCGCGGCGTGTTCGTGCGGCCGGGTATTCCGGAGTTCATGCGTGAGCAGGCGGTGCCGGCCGCCGATATCGTCACGCCGAACCAGTTCGAGCTGGAATTGCTTACCGATGTCGAGGTCAGGACGCTGGCCGATGCGCATCGCGCCGTAGAGGCGCTGCGCGATGCCGGGCCCAAGGTCGTGCTCGTGACGTCGCTGATCACCAACGAGACGCCGGCGGATTCGATCGACCTGATGGCGGCGGACGTGCAGGGCATCTATCGCGTGCGCACGCCGAAGATCGACATCAACATCAACGGTGCAGGCGATGCGATCGCGGCGCTGTTCTTCGTGCACTATCTGCGCGACGGCTCGGCTGCGAGTGCGCTCGGCAAGGCGGCATCCTCGATCTACGGCCTGCTGAAGCGGACCAAGGAGGCCGGCTCGCGCGAGATCCTGACGGTCGCGGCGCAGGACGAGTTCGTGACGCCTTCGCAGCTCTTCACAGCCGAAGCGGTCTGA
- a CDS encoding PhzF family phenazine biosynthesis protein — MSRRFVTLDVFTTRPHAGNPLAVVLDSEGLDTAAMQTIAREFNLSETVFVAPPADPAHRAAVRIFTPGQELPFAGHPTVGTAVLLALRDAAEGRAADSLVLEEKVGLVPCVVALGNARSARATFTLPKLPETIAQPIDDAALAEALGLELADLGFDAHRPSAFSAGVAYTTVPVASREAVAKARVAGTFERAMAAAQNGNAFVYCRDTEEAGHHYHARMFWPESGISEDPATGSAVAAFAGAIMAFDQPGDGVHRLVIEQGYEMGRPSQIELTLTVAGGALASATIGGGAVVMSEGVLL, encoded by the coding sequence ATGAGCCGCCGCTTCGTCACGCTCGACGTGTTCACGACCAGGCCGCATGCCGGCAACCCGCTCGCCGTCGTGCTCGACAGCGAGGGGCTCGATACCGCGGCGATGCAGACCATCGCCCGCGAGTTCAACCTGTCGGAAACAGTCTTCGTCGCGCCACCGGCCGACCCGGCCCATCGCGCCGCGGTCCGCATCTTCACGCCCGGGCAGGAACTGCCCTTCGCTGGGCATCCGACCGTCGGCACCGCTGTGCTGCTGGCGCTGCGCGATGCGGCGGAGGGGCGGGCGGCGGACAGTCTCGTCCTGGAAGAGAAGGTCGGGCTGGTGCCTTGCGTCGTCGCGCTCGGCAATGCGCGCAGCGCCCGCGCCACCTTCACCCTGCCGAAGCTGCCGGAGACGATCGCGCAGCCGATTGACGATGCCGCGCTGGCTGAGGCGCTCGGGCTTGAACTGGCCGATCTCGGCTTCGACGCGCATCGGCCGAGCGCCTTCTCGGCCGGCGTCGCCTATACGACGGTGCCGGTCGCCAGTCGCGAGGCGGTAGCAAAGGCGCGTGTCGCCGGAACGTTCGAGCGGGCGATGGCGGCGGCCCAGAACGGCAATGCCTTCGTCTATTGCCGCGACACGGAGGAGGCCGGGCATCACTATCATGCCCGGATGTTCTGGCCGGAGAGCGGGATCAGCGAGGATCCGGCGACCGGCTCGGCCGTCGCTGCCTTCGCCGGCGCGATCATGGCGTTCGACCAGCCGGGCGATGGCGTGCACCGCCTCGTCATCGAGCAGGGCTACGAGATGGGACGACCCTCGCAGATCGAACTGACGCTGACGGTTGCAGGCGGCGCACTGGCCTCGGCGACGATCGGCGGCGGAGCCGTGGTGATGAGCGAGGGCGTGCTGCTGTGA
- a CDS encoding 2-isopropylmalate synthase: MSNAGNTVSAKDRVLIFDTTLRDGEQCPGATMTFEEKLEVADMLDAMGVDIIEAGFPIASDGDFEAVSAIASRIRRASVAGLARAIPADIARAGEAVRHAAKPRIHTFVSTSPIHLQHQMRKTEDEVLEIIARTVTQARNLVDDVEWSGMDATRTPIDYLCRAVETAIKAGATTINLPDTVGYATPDEYRAMFRVVRERVPNADKAIFSAHCHNDLGLAVANSLAAVEGGARQVECTINGIGERAGNAALEEIVMALRVRGDRLPYDTGIDATYLMRASKAVSCACSFPVQYNKAIVGRNAFAHESGIHQDGMLKHQQTYEIMTPASVGVTKTSLVMGKHSGRAAFRSKLKEMGYELGDNQLEDAFTRFKALADRKKHVYDEDIEALVDENLATAHDRVKLVSLTVIAGTRGPQRAMLKLDIDGRVAAEEAEGNGPIDAVFNAVKALVPHEAVLELYDVHAVTEGTDAQAEVTVRLSHDGAAVTGRGADPDTLVSSCKAYLAALNKLVVRGSRMHAQAAE, translated from the coding sequence ATGAGCAATGCAGGCAATACCGTGTCCGCCAAGGACCGGGTTCTGATCTTCGACACCACCCTGCGTGACGGCGAGCAATGCCCCGGCGCGACCATGACCTTCGAGGAGAAGCTCGAGGTCGCCGACATGCTGGATGCGATGGGCGTCGACATCATCGAGGCCGGCTTCCCGATCGCCTCGGACGGTGATTTCGAGGCGGTCTCGGCCATCGCCAGCCGGATCAGGCGCGCGAGCGTCGCCGGCCTCGCCCGCGCGATTCCCGCCGACATCGCCCGCGCCGGCGAGGCGGTGCGTCATGCGGCGAAGCCCCGCATCCACACCTTTGTCTCGACCTCGCCGATCCATCTACAGCACCAGATGCGCAAGACCGAGGACGAGGTGCTGGAGATCATCGCCAGGACGGTGACGCAGGCGCGCAATCTGGTCGACGATGTCGAATGGTCGGGCATGGATGCGACCCGCACGCCGATCGACTATCTCTGCCGCGCGGTCGAGACTGCGATCAAGGCCGGTGCGACCACGATCAACCTGCCCGACACCGTCGGCTACGCCACGCCGGACGAGTACCGCGCCATGTTCAGGGTGGTACGCGAGCGCGTGCCGAATGCCGACAAGGCGATCTTCTCGGCGCATTGCCACAATGATCTCGGCCTCGCCGTCGCCAACTCTCTGGCGGCGGTCGAGGGCGGGGCGCGCCAGGTCGAGTGCACCATCAACGGCATCGGCGAGCGCGCCGGCAATGCGGCGCTCGAGGAGATCGTGATGGCGCTGCGGGTGCGCGGCGATCGGCTGCCCTACGACACCGGCATCGATGCGACCTATCTGATGCGCGCCTCGAAGGCAGTCTCCTGCGCCTGCTCCTTCCCGGTGCAGTACAACAAGGCGATCGTCGGCCGGAACGCCTTCGCCCACGAGAGCGGCATCCACCAGGACGGCATGCTGAAGCACCAGCAGACCTACGAGATCATGACCCCTGCCTCGGTCGGCGTGACCAAGACCTCGCTGGTGATGGGCAAGCATTCCGGCCGCGCCGCCTTCCGCTCGAAGCTGAAGGAGATGGGCTACGAGCTGGGCGACAACCAGCTGGAGGACGCCTTCACCCGCTTCAAGGCGCTGGCTGACCGCAAGAAGCATGTCTACGACGAGGATATCGAGGCGCTGGTCGACGAGAACCTCGCCACCGCCCATGACCGGGTGAAACTGGTCTCGCTGACGGTGATCGCCGGCACGCGCGGCCCGCAGCGCGCCATGCTGAAGCTCGATATCGATGGCCGGGTCGCGGCCGAGGAGGCCGAGGGCAACGGGCCGATCGACGCCGTGTTCAACGCGGTCAAGGCGCTGGTCCCGCATGAGGCGGTGCTCGAGCTCTACGACGTCCATGCTGTCACCGAGGGTACCGATGCCCAGGCCGAGGTCACCGTCCGCCTCTCGCATGACGGCGCGGCGGTGACCGGTCGCGGGGCCGATCCCGATACGCTGGTCTCCTCCTGCAAGGCCTATCTGGCGGCGCTCAACAAGCTGGTCGTCCGCGGCAGCCGCATGCACGCGCAGGCGGCAGAGTAA
- a CDS encoding cupin domain-containing protein encodes MAKDSSELPPPKRALTGRDAAGKSVFKSFDVTSKVVEIDSNPGLTFYELYMTEGVPQLTGLEPDPMLKGTVAFPGPGGTMFRLISYPPRRPEGWKPPAGVTFKSALEEMSEKVPRMGDHFDLSAPGMHTSDTIDYGVVVRGEMTLELDDGQTVHLRQGDCIVQNGTRHRWRNPLPEPCLMAFISVGGKRG; translated from the coding sequence GTGGCCAAGGATTCGAGCGAGCTGCCCCCGCCGAAGCGGGCGCTGACCGGCCGCGATGCAGCCGGCAAGTCGGTGTTCAAGTCGTTCGACGTCACGTCCAAGGTGGTGGAGATCGACTCCAACCCGGGGCTGACTTTCTACGAACTCTACATGACCGAGGGCGTGCCGCAGCTGACCGGCCTGGAACCCGATCCGATGCTGAAAGGCACGGTCGCCTTTCCCGGCCCCGGCGGCACGATGTTCCGCCTGATCTCCTATCCGCCGCGGCGGCCCGAGGGCTGGAAGCCGCCGGCCGGCGTCACTTTCAAGAGCGCGCTGGAGGAAATGTCGGAGAAGGTCCCGCGCATGGGCGACCATTTCGACCTCAGCGCACCGGGCATGCACACTTCGGACACCATCGACTACGGCGTCGTGGTTCGCGGCGAGATGACGCTCGAGCTGGACGACGGACAAACCGTCCATCTGCGCCAGGGCGACTGCATCGTGCAGAACGGCACCCGGCATCGCTGGCGCAACCCGCTGCCGGAGCCCTGCCTGATGGCCTTCATCTCGGTCGGCGGCAAGCGGGGCTGA
- a CDS encoding DUF4238 domain-containing protein: MTQDIKQKKKHHYIPIAYLERFTDNKGKVFAYKKDTPNQPLYLKPNAIGFERYYYSQPIEGGRQDNNRLEDFFSELETHWPPIVDSFSQGKSAEGRVEEFFQFVALQRARVPAARDGIELWLAALVQKRFEELKRLKQIPEPPEGFEDILDNVQISIDPHRSIHAIPQLMKEFAELYEIAGLEIVHNKTDIDFITSDNPVCYYGSNRMNDKIVPYPNPPIQKYLNIIFPITPKIAIIGSRKTPVLRSGMHLRHSDMIEKNSVNRNNRTIAQFAYRFVFSKTKTVEDLVKNYSAVCPISFFKEDNFVFNGTLPRIETVFGSRREKAKWRNSQSGTDDS; this comes from the coding sequence ATGACACAAGATATCAAACAGAAAAAGAAGCACCACTATATACCAATTGCATATTTGGAAAGATTTACTGATAATAAAGGAAAGGTATTTGCATACAAAAAAGATACACCAAACCAGCCACTATATCTCAAACCAAACGCAATCGGATTCGAACGATACTATTATTCGCAGCCGATCGAAGGGGGCCGCCAAGACAATAATAGGCTTGAAGATTTCTTCTCGGAACTCGAAACTCACTGGCCTCCAATTGTAGACAGCTTTTCTCAAGGAAAATCCGCAGAGGGAAGAGTTGAAGAGTTTTTTCAGTTCGTAGCGCTGCAAAGGGCCCGCGTCCCTGCAGCAAGAGATGGGATTGAGCTTTGGCTTGCCGCATTAGTTCAAAAGCGTTTCGAAGAACTAAAGCGATTGAAGCAGATACCAGAGCCGCCAGAGGGATTTGAAGATATTCTAGATAATGTTCAAATCTCGATAGACCCACATCGCTCCATACATGCAATTCCGCAATTAATGAAGGAATTCGCTGAATTATATGAGATTGCTGGACTCGAGATTGTTCATAATAAAACAGACATTGATTTTATAACCAGCGACAATCCAGTTTGTTATTATGGCTCAAACAGAATGAATGATAAAATTGTTCCGTATCCAAATCCACCAATTCAAAAGTATTTGAATATAATTTTTCCGATAACGCCTAAAATTGCTATAATTGGATCTAGAAAAACTCCTGTCCTGCGATCAGGAATGCATCTTCGCCATTCCGATATGATAGAGAAAAATTCAGTCAATCGAAACAACAGAACTATTGCTCAATTTGCATATCGATTTGTATTCTCAAAAACGAAAACAGTCGAGGATCTGGTAAAAAACTACTCCGCAGTTTGCCCGATTTCTTTCTTCAAGGAGGACAATTTTGTCTTTAACGGCACTCTCCCAAGAATAGAAACCGTGTTTGGGTCGCGCCGCGAAAAAGCCAAATGGCGCAACTCACAATCTGGGACTGATGATAGCTGA
- a CDS encoding YbaY family lipoprotein, with amino-acid sequence MITRRIFAAAPLALAALPLPALAAPRTLSGTVVYRERIALPPGAIVEVSLLDISLADAPSRTIARTRIVPRRPVPIAYRLRFNDAVVRPGHRYALRAEIRVRGQLWFTTTEHHAALVPEASGEIVVQRVAPPAEVGGPTGSWRVESLRGRPLPAGIRATLKIESDGRVSAHSGCNGMGGQATIRDKAIRFGPLVGTMMACPEPRMQVERHFRESLEATRSWRIERGALFLLSGRGARLVVLTRE; translated from the coding sequence ATGATCACCCGTCGCATCTTCGCCGCCGCGCCCCTCGCATTGGCCGCGCTGCCGCTGCCGGCGCTCGCCGCGCCACGCACGCTCTCGGGCACGGTCGTCTACCGAGAACGCATCGCGCTGCCTCCCGGCGCCATCGTCGAGGTGAGCCTGCTCGACATCTCGTTGGCCGACGCTCCGTCCCGCACCATCGCCCGCACGCGGATCGTCCCGCGCCGGCCGGTGCCGATCGCCTATCGGCTGCGCTTCAACGACGCCGTCGTCCGGCCCGGCCACCGCTACGCCCTGCGCGCCGAGATCAGGGTCCGTGGCCAGCTCTGGTTCACCACGACGGAACACCACGCCGCCCTCGTGCCGGAGGCGAGCGGCGAGATCGTCGTCCAGCGCGTCGCGCCGCCGGCAGAGGTCGGCGGCCCCACGGGTTCCTGGCGCGTCGAAAGCCTGCGTGGCCGGCCGCTGCCGGCCGGCATCCGCGCTACGCTGAAGATCGAGTCGGACGGGCGTGTCTCCGCCCATAGCGGCTGCAACGGCATGGGCGGCCAGGCGACCATCCGCGACAAGGCGATCCGCTTCGGACCGCTGGTCGGCACGATGATGGCCTGCCCCGAGCCGCGCATGCAAGTCGAGCGGCATTTCCGCGAGTCACTGGAGGCGACGCGGAGCTGGCGCATCGAGCGCGGCGCGCTCTTTCTTCTGAGCGGGCGCGGCGCGCGTCTGGTCGTGCTGACGCGGGAGTAG
- a CDS encoding endonuclease/exonuclease/phosphatase family protein, giving the protein MKLRLGTFNVENLLTRHRFEPGGRTETAAAMSLFHFPRADERDAVERSLAVALEDDKRQMTALAIAEANADIWMLQEVDSLASLQAFFANYVHRIADHRYGHFTLLDGNDRRNIDIGFAARRDLVKPPQVTVRSYKGMSFADAEAFSPEVAAFGIEPRDKVFARDCLAVELDLGDCRLTLFGCHLKSMNNGRDDGRQATLPIRRAEALAVRKIIKDWFGPGWREANWAILGDLNGYRIGLGPLAAPVDEGDSGIEPLLEDFAVDPMEALPPHERWTHFRRYWSEERQALVDSHMPLDHILLSPALAAANPNPTMQMIRRGLPYRVPLDPREADRSMAKLALTSDRYPRVGWDRPKASDHCPLTIELSIPKETA; this is encoded by the coding sequence ATGAAGCTGCGCCTCGGCACCTTCAACGTCGAGAACCTGCTGACGCGCCATCGTTTCGAGCCCGGCGGACGCACCGAGACGGCGGCGGCGATGTCGCTGTTTCATTTCCCGCGCGCCGATGAGCGCGATGCGGTCGAGCGCTCGCTTGCGGTCGCGCTCGAGGACGACAAGCGCCAGATGACGGCGCTCGCTATCGCCGAGGCCAATGCCGACATCTGGATGCTGCAGGAGGTCGACTCGCTGGCGAGCCTGCAGGCCTTCTTCGCCAATTACGTCCACCGTATCGCCGACCATCGCTACGGCCATTTCACGCTGCTCGACGGCAATGACCGGCGCAATATCGATATCGGCTTCGCGGCACGGCGCGATCTGGTGAAGCCGCCGCAGGTCACGGTGCGCTCCTATAAGGGCATGAGCTTCGCCGACGCTGAGGCGTTCTCGCCCGAGGTTGCGGCCTTCGGCATCGAGCCGCGCGACAAGGTCTTCGCCCGTGACTGCCTTGCGGTCGAGCTCGATCTCGGCGACTGCCGGCTGACCCTGTTTGGCTGCCATCTCAAATCGATGAACAATGGCCGCGACGATGGCAGGCAGGCGACCCTGCCGATCCGCCGGGCCGAGGCGCTGGCGGTCAGGAAGATCATCAAGGACTGGTTCGGGCCGGGCTGGCGCGAGGCGAACTGGGCGATCCTCGGCGATCTCAACGGCTACCGCATCGGGCTCGGCCCGCTGGCGGCGCCGGTCGATGAGGGCGACAGCGGCATCGAGCCGCTGCTCGAGGATTTTGCCGTCGATCCGATGGAGGCGTTGCCGCCGCATGAGCGCTGGACGCATTTCCGGCGCTACTGGTCAGAGGAGCGCCAAGCGCTGGTCGACAGCCATATGCCGCTCGACCATATCCTGCTCTCGCCGGCGCTCGCCGCGGCAAATCCGAACCCGACGATGCAGATGATCCGGCGCGGGCTGCCCTACCGTGTCCCGCTCGATCCGCGCGAGGCCGATCGCTCCATGGCCAAGCTCGCTTTGACCAGCGACCGCTATCCGCGCGTCGGCTGGGACCGGCCGAAAGCCTCCGACCATTGCCCACTGACGATCGAGCTCTCGATCCCGAAGGAGACCGCATGA
- a CDS encoding YoaK family protein, with translation MLRYDRPAIGLAIGLSGLAGFVDALGFLSLGGFFVSFMTGNTTRLGIELAEGRMGGILLAGMIVALFVFGVVCGSLAGHVGRRRRQAAVLAFVTLALALSAGLDTIGFSIAAAGILALAMGAENAVFQRDGEVTIGLTYMTGTLVKMGQRLAGALLGGPKLAFLRHLTLWLSLLVGAILGAFAYRQIGLHAIWLTVAAAGCFTVVALFMPIED, from the coding sequence ATGCTGCGCTACGACCGCCCCGCCATCGGGCTTGCCATCGGCCTCTCGGGGCTGGCCGGCTTCGTCGATGCCCTCGGTTTCCTCAGCCTCGGCGGCTTCTTCGTCTCGTTCATGACCGGCAACACCACCCGCCTCGGCATCGAGCTGGCGGAGGGCCGCATGGGCGGCATCCTGCTGGCGGGCATGATCGTCGCCCTCTTCGTTTTCGGCGTGGTCTGCGGCTCGCTCGCCGGCCATGTCGGCAGGCGACGACGTCAGGCCGCGGTGCTCGCCTTCGTGACCTTGGCACTGGCCCTGTCGGCCGGGCTCGACACGATCGGATTTAGCATCGCCGCCGCGGGCATCCTCGCTCTGGCGATGGGCGCCGAGAACGCCGTCTTCCAGCGCGACGGCGAGGTCACGATCGGTCTGACCTACATGACCGGCACCTTGGTCAAGATGGGGCAGCGCCTCGCCGGCGCCCTGCTAGGCGGACCGAAGCTCGCCTTCCTGCGCCATCTCACGCTGTGGCTCAGCCTGCTCGTTGGCGCGATCCTCGGAGCCTTCGCATATCGCCAGATCGGCTTGCACGCGATCTGGCTAACGGTCGCGGCGGCAGGCTGCTTCACCGTCGTCGCCCTCTTCATGCCCATTGAGGACTGA
- a CDS encoding NUDIX hydrolase, with amino-acid sequence MSGNGVVDGEIVALDRVEARVEVFDWAFARERADEIATHWDKLTVGKPAMFNGRVMLQHRAAIEDGVFHAGYFEADYAAFLSWRDFGVQSSLPQPTIRNGFAMAALRSNDGAFLLGRMGDHTANPGKVYFAAGTPDKEDARPDGSLDLAGSVTRELCEETGLTLDEISVEERWTAVIVPGRVAFMRPVAVSWSAEEARALMLERIETQAEPELSDIVIVRNLADCAAYDMPPFMTSYLVHIFGRD; translated from the coding sequence GTGAGCGGCAATGGCGTCGTCGACGGCGAGATCGTCGCGCTCGATCGCGTCGAGGCGCGAGTCGAGGTGTTCGACTGGGCCTTTGCCCGCGAGCGCGCTGACGAGATCGCGACGCATTGGGACAAGCTCACGGTCGGCAAGCCGGCGATGTTCAACGGCCGGGTCATGCTGCAGCATCGCGCCGCGATCGAGGACGGCGTGTTCCATGCCGGTTATTTCGAGGCCGACTACGCGGCCTTCCTGAGCTGGCGCGATTTCGGCGTTCAGAGTTCCTTGCCGCAGCCGACGATCCGCAACGGCTTCGCCATGGCTGCGCTACGGTCGAATGATGGAGCTTTCCTACTCGGCCGCATGGGCGATCACACCGCTAATCCGGGGAAGGTGTATTTCGCGGCCGGCACGCCGGACAAGGAGGACGCCCGCCCGGATGGCTCGCTCGACCTCGCCGGTAGCGTCACCCGCGAACTCTGCGAGGAGACTGGGCTCACGCTCGACGAGATCTCAGTCGAAGAGCGCTGGACGGCGGTGATCGTGCCCGGCCGCGTCGCCTTCATGCGACCGGTGGCAGTTTCCTGGAGCGCCGAGGAGGCCCGCGCGCTCATGCTGGAGCGGATCGAAACGCAGGCGGAGCCGGAATTGTCCGACATCGTGATCGTCCGCAATCTCGCCGATTGTGCGGCTTACGACATGCCGCCCTTCATGACGTCCTATCTTGTCCATATCTTCGGGCGGGATTGA
- a CDS encoding M3 family metallopeptidase, translating to MADASEALALPAGNPFGRAWETPFGLPPFAEITPEHIREAYPAALEKHRAEIEAIKTEAAAPDFTNTIEALERSARGMSRLGGVFYNLAGADTNEALQAIEREMSPVMSRHWSAIMMDHELFARVDAVFAQREGLGLNEEQSRLLERTHRGFIRSGAKLEGEAKARLAAINERLAGLGTSFGQNLLKDEASYALIIEDEADLDGLPSFVIAAMARAAADRGQDGKHAVTLARSIIEPFLTFSTRRDLREQAFTAWSKRGENGGETDNRAIVAEMVSLRAEKAKLLGFATFAHFKLDDSMAKTPENVRNLLELVWKPARARAGQEAADLAALAQSEGENAPIRPSDWRYYAEKVRQKTYALDEAVLKPYLQLDRIIAAAFDTAGKLFGLSFAERPELKGYHPDVRVFEVTETASGRHIGLFLGDYFARASKRSGAWMSAYRGQRNFDGEVRPIIVNVCNFAKPAEGKPALLSIDDARTLFHEFGHALHGLLSDVHYGSLAGTSVSRDFVELPSQLYEHWFLTREVMQRFCLHAETGEPIPDALIEKIKRAQTFNQGFATVEYTSSALVDLAFHSLEAPAEVDPLAFEAKELARIGMPSEITMRHRTPHFSHVFSGDGYSAGYYSYLWSEVMDADAFNAFIEAGDVFAAEVAGKLKRYIYSAGDTRDPAEAYTLFRGRLPTPDALLEKRGLAA from the coding sequence ATGGCCGACGCGTCCGAAGCTCTTGCCCTGCCTGCCGGCAACCCGTTCGGGCGTGCCTGGGAGACGCCGTTCGGCCTGCCGCCGTTCGCCGAGATCACACCCGAGCATATCCGTGAGGCCTATCCGGCCGCGCTGGAGAAGCACCGGGCCGAGATCGAGGCGATCAAGACCGAAGCTGCGGCGCCCGACTTCACAAACACGATTGAGGCGCTGGAGCGCTCGGCCCGCGGCATGAGCCGGCTCGGCGGCGTGTTCTACAATCTCGCCGGGGCCGACACCAACGAAGCGCTGCAGGCGATCGAGCGCGAGATGTCGCCGGTGATGTCGCGGCACTGGTCGGCGATCATGATGGATCACGAGCTCTTTGCTCGGGTCGATGCGGTGTTCGCGCAGCGCGAGGGCCTGGGGCTGAACGAAGAGCAATCGCGCCTGCTGGAGCGGACGCATCGCGGTTTCATCCGCTCGGGCGCCAAGCTCGAAGGCGAGGCCAAGGCCAGGCTCGCCGCCATCAACGAGCGGCTGGCGGGCCTCGGCACTAGCTTTGGCCAGAACCTGCTCAAGGACGAGGCGAGCTATGCGCTGATCATCGAGGACGAGGCCGATCTCGACGGCCTGCCGTCCTTCGTCATCGCGGCGATGGCCCGCGCCGCCGCCGACCGCGGCCAGGACGGCAAGCATGCGGTGACGCTGGCGCGCTCGATCATCGAGCCCTTCCTGACCTTTTCGACAAGGCGCGACTTGCGCGAGCAGGCCTTCACCGCCTGGAGCAAGCGCGGCGAGAATGGCGGCGAGACCGACAACCGCGCCATCGTCGCCGAGATGGTGAGCCTGCGGGCCGAGAAGGCGAAGCTGCTGGGCTTTGCCACCTTCGCCCATTTCAAGCTCGACGACTCCATGGCGAAGACGCCGGAGAACGTCCGCAACCTGCTCGAACTGGTCTGGAAGCCCGCCCGCGCCCGCGCTGGGCAGGAGGCGGCCGATCTCGCCGCGCTTGCCCAGAGCGAGGGCGAGAACGCTCCGATCCGCCCGTCCGACTGGCGCTACTACGCCGAGAAGGTCCGGCAGAAGACCTATGCCCTCGATGAAGCCGTGCTGAAGCCCTATCTCCAGCTCGACAGGATCATCGCCGCCGCCTTCGACACCGCTGGCAAGCTGTTTGGGCTGTCTTTCGCCGAGCGGCCGGAGCTCAAGGGCTACCATCCGGATGTGCGCGTCTTCGAGGTGACCGAGACCGCGAGCGGCCGGCATATCGGCCTCTTCCTCGGCGACTATTTCGCCCGCGCCTCGAAGCGCTCGGGCGCCTGGATGAGCGCCTATCGCGGCCAGCGCAATTTCGACGGCGAGGTCCGGCCGATCATCGTCAATGTCTGCAATTTCGCCAAGCCCGCGGAGGGCAAGCCGGCGCTGCTCTCGATCGACGATGCCCGCACGCTCTTCCACGAATTCGGCCATGCCCTGCACGGCCTGCTCTCGGATGTGCATTACGGCTCGCTCGCCGGCACCTCGGTCTCGCGCGATTTCGTCGAACTGCCCTCGCAGCTCTACGAGCACTGGTTCCTGACGAGAGAGGTAATGCAGCGCTTCTGCCTGCATGCCGAGACCGGGGAACCGATCCCGGATGCGCTGATCGAGAAGATCAAGCGGGCGCAGACCTTCAACCAGGGCTTCGCCACGGTGGAATACACCTCCTCGGCGCTGGTCGATCTCGCCTTCCACTCGCTGGAGGCCCCGGCCGAGGTCGATCCGCTCGCCTTCGAGGCGAAGGAGCTTGCCCGGATCGGGATGCCCAGCGAGATCACCATGCGCCACCGCACGCCGCATTTCTCGCATGTGTTCTCGGGCGACGGATATTCGGCCGGCTATTACAGCTATCTCTGGTCGGAGGTGATGGACGCCGACGCCTTCAACGCCTTCATCGAGGCGGGCGATGTCTTCGCCGCCGAGGTCGCAGGCAAGCTCAAGCGCTACATCTATTCGGCCGGCGACACGCGCGATCCGGCCGAAGCCTATACGCTGTTCCGGGGACGCCTGCCGACGCCGGATGCGCTGCTGGAGAAGCGGGGGCTGGCGGCGTAG